The following coding sequences lie in one Crassostrea angulata isolate pt1a10 chromosome 10, ASM2561291v2, whole genome shotgun sequence genomic window:
- the LOC128167870 gene encoding MAP kinase-interacting serine/threonine-protein kinase 1-like isoform X2: MKEVESQYCPSPRRPNSLELTSCLTLEMDNDLENNNNSINNNNNNEDNSSPFNRNHNSSRNKKKRRKAADIPEKQFNDLYRPTGEMLGNGSYASVQTYKNNHSNKEYAVKIIEKNNGRSRSKVFKEIEIFHLCQGHENILQLYEYFEESERFYLVFDKMQGGTLLANIERRGHLTEREASLVVRDIARALDFLHRKGIAHRDLKPENILCEKTDEVVPIRICDFDLASGVPVSQNDNCTTPELLTPVGSAEYMAPEVVDAWVGESFKYDKKCDLWSLGTILYIMLCGYPPFYGQCGEDCGWEKGEPCQDCQDSLFTRIQEGIFDFPDNEWFNISPDAKDLIQKLLVRDPRKRLSAVEVLHHPWVQTSPAPTPLATPRVLTRNNSTKDLECYASEVISMNRMMQQHLLISEPTSFFIGNRDEDLLEELLEETDSGDDLFMPSIKLSPPCSGLAKRRTCTTLRNLNTSGEQSDGVDSLPSSHSSTFGVSV, translated from the exons ATGAAGGAA GTGGAATCTCAGTATTGCCCCTCCCCGAGACGACCCAACAGCCTGGAATTGACCAGCTGCTTGACCCTGGAAATGGACAACGACCTGGAGAATAACAACAATtccatcaacaacaacaacaacaatgaaGACAACAGCAGTCCCTTCAACAGAAATCACAACTCGTCTCGGAACAAAAAGAAAAGGAGAAAGGCAGCTGACATTCCAGAAAAACAGTTTAATG ACCTTTATAGACCAACAGGAGAAATGCTTGGGAATGGATCGTATGCTTCTGTTCAAACTTACAAAAATAACCATAGCAACAAGGAGTATGCAGTAAAG ATAATTGAAAAGAATAATGGAAGATCTAGGAGCAAAGTTTTCAAAGAAATTGAGATATTCCATTTGTGCCAAGGACATGAGAACATCTTGCAGCTTTATGAGTATTTTGAAGAGTCGGAGCGGTTCTACCTTGTGTTTGATAAAATGCAAGGAG GTACCCTTCTTGCTAACATCGAAAGGCGAGGTCACTTGACTGAGAGAGAAGCAAGTTTAGTGGTTCGTGACATAGCCAGAGCTTTAGATTTTCTTCACCGTAAAGGAATTGCCCATAGGGATTTAAaacctgaaaatattttgtgcGAGAAAACAGATGag GTGGTTCCAATTCGAATCTGTGACTTTGACCTTGCCAGTGGTGTTCCGGTCAGTCAGAATGACAACTGCACCACCCCTGAATTACTCACCCCAGTTGGTTCTGCTGAGTACATGGCACCTGAGGTTGTGGACGCCTGGGTCGGAGAGTCGTTCAAGTACGACAAAAAATGTGATCTGTGGAGTCTTGGAACCATACT GTACATCATGCTTTGTGGATACCCGCCTTTCTACGGTCAGTGTGGAGAGGACTGTGGGTGGGAGAAGGGAGAGCCATGCCAGGACTGTCAGGACAGCCTCTTCACCAGAATCCAAGAGGGCATCTTTGACTTTCCTGATAATGAGTGGTTCAACATCTCACCAGACGCTAAGGATTTGATCCAGAAACTCCTGGTGAGGGACCCCAGAAAGAGGCTCTCTGCTGTGGAGGTTCTTCACCACCCCTGGGTGCAGACATCTCCAGCTCCCACTCCGCTGGCAACACCAAGAGTACTCACCAG GAACAACAGCACAAAAGACTTGGAGTGCTATGCCAGCGAAGTAATATCCATGAACCGCATGATGCAGCAACACTTGCTCATTTCCGAGCCAACTTCATTCTTCATTGGCAACCGCGACGAAGACTTGTTGGAGGAGTTGTTAGAGGAAACAGACTCTGGGGATGATCTCTTTATGCCCTCCATAAAACTCTCTCCTCCCTGCTCAGGACTTGCCAAGAGACGCACCTGTACAACCCTGAGGAACTTGAACACCTCGGGAGAGCAGAGTGACGGTGTTGACTCGCTTCCAAGTTCACATTCCTCCACCTTTGGTGTGAGCGTGTAG
- the LOC128167870 gene encoding MAP kinase-interacting serine/threonine-protein kinase 1-like isoform X1 produces the protein MPGIMIDVESQYCPSPRRPNSLELTSCLTLEMDNDLENNNNSINNNNNNEDNSSPFNRNHNSSRNKKKRRKAADIPEKQFNDLYRPTGEMLGNGSYASVQTYKNNHSNKEYAVKIIEKNNGRSRSKVFKEIEIFHLCQGHENILQLYEYFEESERFYLVFDKMQGGTLLANIERRGHLTEREASLVVRDIARALDFLHRKGIAHRDLKPENILCEKTDEVVPIRICDFDLASGVPVSQNDNCTTPELLTPVGSAEYMAPEVVDAWVGESFKYDKKCDLWSLGTILYIMLCGYPPFYGQCGEDCGWEKGEPCQDCQDSLFTRIQEGIFDFPDNEWFNISPDAKDLIQKLLVRDPRKRLSAVEVLHHPWVQTSPAPTPLATPRVLTRNNSTKDLECYASEVISMNRMMQQHLLISEPTSFFIGNRDEDLLEELLEETDSGDDLFMPSIKLSPPCSGLAKRRTCTTLRNLNTSGEQSDGVDSLPSSHSSTFGVSV, from the exons ATGCCTGGAATAATGATTGAC GTGGAATCTCAGTATTGCCCCTCCCCGAGACGACCCAACAGCCTGGAATTGACCAGCTGCTTGACCCTGGAAATGGACAACGACCTGGAGAATAACAACAATtccatcaacaacaacaacaacaatgaaGACAACAGCAGTCCCTTCAACAGAAATCACAACTCGTCTCGGAACAAAAAGAAAAGGAGAAAGGCAGCTGACATTCCAGAAAAACAGTTTAATG ACCTTTATAGACCAACAGGAGAAATGCTTGGGAATGGATCGTATGCTTCTGTTCAAACTTACAAAAATAACCATAGCAACAAGGAGTATGCAGTAAAG ATAATTGAAAAGAATAATGGAAGATCTAGGAGCAAAGTTTTCAAAGAAATTGAGATATTCCATTTGTGCCAAGGACATGAGAACATCTTGCAGCTTTATGAGTATTTTGAAGAGTCGGAGCGGTTCTACCTTGTGTTTGATAAAATGCAAGGAG GTACCCTTCTTGCTAACATCGAAAGGCGAGGTCACTTGACTGAGAGAGAAGCAAGTTTAGTGGTTCGTGACATAGCCAGAGCTTTAGATTTTCTTCACCGTAAAGGAATTGCCCATAGGGATTTAAaacctgaaaatattttgtgcGAGAAAACAGATGag GTGGTTCCAATTCGAATCTGTGACTTTGACCTTGCCAGTGGTGTTCCGGTCAGTCAGAATGACAACTGCACCACCCCTGAATTACTCACCCCAGTTGGTTCTGCTGAGTACATGGCACCTGAGGTTGTGGACGCCTGGGTCGGAGAGTCGTTCAAGTACGACAAAAAATGTGATCTGTGGAGTCTTGGAACCATACT GTACATCATGCTTTGTGGATACCCGCCTTTCTACGGTCAGTGTGGAGAGGACTGTGGGTGGGAGAAGGGAGAGCCATGCCAGGACTGTCAGGACAGCCTCTTCACCAGAATCCAAGAGGGCATCTTTGACTTTCCTGATAATGAGTGGTTCAACATCTCACCAGACGCTAAGGATTTGATCCAGAAACTCCTGGTGAGGGACCCCAGAAAGAGGCTCTCTGCTGTGGAGGTTCTTCACCACCCCTGGGTGCAGACATCTCCAGCTCCCACTCCGCTGGCAACACCAAGAGTACTCACCAG GAACAACAGCACAAAAGACTTGGAGTGCTATGCCAGCGAAGTAATATCCATGAACCGCATGATGCAGCAACACTTGCTCATTTCCGAGCCAACTTCATTCTTCATTGGCAACCGCGACGAAGACTTGTTGGAGGAGTTGTTAGAGGAAACAGACTCTGGGGATGATCTCTTTATGCCCTCCATAAAACTCTCTCCTCCCTGCTCAGGACTTGCCAAGAGACGCACCTGTACAACCCTGAGGAACTTGAACACCTCGGGAGAGCAGAGTGACGGTGTTGACTCGCTTCCAAGTTCACATTCCTCCACCTTTGGTGTGAGCGTGTAG
- the LOC128167870 gene encoding MAP kinase-interacting serine/threonine-protein kinase 1-like isoform X3 gives MDNDLENNNNSINNNNNNEDNSSPFNRNHNSSRNKKKRRKAADIPEKQFNDLYRPTGEMLGNGSYASVQTYKNNHSNKEYAVKIIEKNNGRSRSKVFKEIEIFHLCQGHENILQLYEYFEESERFYLVFDKMQGGTLLANIERRGHLTEREASLVVRDIARALDFLHRKGIAHRDLKPENILCEKTDEVVPIRICDFDLASGVPVSQNDNCTTPELLTPVGSAEYMAPEVVDAWVGESFKYDKKCDLWSLGTILYIMLCGYPPFYGQCGEDCGWEKGEPCQDCQDSLFTRIQEGIFDFPDNEWFNISPDAKDLIQKLLVRDPRKRLSAVEVLHHPWVQTSPAPTPLATPRVLTRNNSTKDLECYASEVISMNRMMQQHLLISEPTSFFIGNRDEDLLEELLEETDSGDDLFMPSIKLSPPCSGLAKRRTCTTLRNLNTSGEQSDGVDSLPSSHSSTFGVSV, from the exons ATGGACAACGACCTGGAGAATAACAACAATtccatcaacaacaacaacaacaatgaaGACAACAGCAGTCCCTTCAACAGAAATCACAACTCGTCTCGGAACAAAAAGAAAAGGAGAAAGGCAGCTGACATTCCAGAAAAACAGTTTAATG ACCTTTATAGACCAACAGGAGAAATGCTTGGGAATGGATCGTATGCTTCTGTTCAAACTTACAAAAATAACCATAGCAACAAGGAGTATGCAGTAAAG ATAATTGAAAAGAATAATGGAAGATCTAGGAGCAAAGTTTTCAAAGAAATTGAGATATTCCATTTGTGCCAAGGACATGAGAACATCTTGCAGCTTTATGAGTATTTTGAAGAGTCGGAGCGGTTCTACCTTGTGTTTGATAAAATGCAAGGAG GTACCCTTCTTGCTAACATCGAAAGGCGAGGTCACTTGACTGAGAGAGAAGCAAGTTTAGTGGTTCGTGACATAGCCAGAGCTTTAGATTTTCTTCACCGTAAAGGAATTGCCCATAGGGATTTAAaacctgaaaatattttgtgcGAGAAAACAGATGag GTGGTTCCAATTCGAATCTGTGACTTTGACCTTGCCAGTGGTGTTCCGGTCAGTCAGAATGACAACTGCACCACCCCTGAATTACTCACCCCAGTTGGTTCTGCTGAGTACATGGCACCTGAGGTTGTGGACGCCTGGGTCGGAGAGTCGTTCAAGTACGACAAAAAATGTGATCTGTGGAGTCTTGGAACCATACT GTACATCATGCTTTGTGGATACCCGCCTTTCTACGGTCAGTGTGGAGAGGACTGTGGGTGGGAGAAGGGAGAGCCATGCCAGGACTGTCAGGACAGCCTCTTCACCAGAATCCAAGAGGGCATCTTTGACTTTCCTGATAATGAGTGGTTCAACATCTCACCAGACGCTAAGGATTTGATCCAGAAACTCCTGGTGAGGGACCCCAGAAAGAGGCTCTCTGCTGTGGAGGTTCTTCACCACCCCTGGGTGCAGACATCTCCAGCTCCCACTCCGCTGGCAACACCAAGAGTACTCACCAG GAACAACAGCACAAAAGACTTGGAGTGCTATGCCAGCGAAGTAATATCCATGAACCGCATGATGCAGCAACACTTGCTCATTTCCGAGCCAACTTCATTCTTCATTGGCAACCGCGACGAAGACTTGTTGGAGGAGTTGTTAGAGGAAACAGACTCTGGGGATGATCTCTTTATGCCCTCCATAAAACTCTCTCCTCCCTGCTCAGGACTTGCCAAGAGACGCACCTGTACAACCCTGAGGAACTTGAACACCTCGGGAGAGCAGAGTGACGGTGTTGACTCGCTTCCAAGTTCACATTCCTCCACCTTTGGTGTGAGCGTGTAG